The following are encoded in a window of Brettanomyces bruxellensis chromosome 9, complete sequence genomic DNA:
- a CDS encoding uncharacterized protein (SECRETED:SignalP(1-19)) yields MKFSFLKLSLFATSGLAVALEHGSEYANSMGEIAMLYPSDREWSEEAETTAPCGSYSDIQNRTDFPLDNGFVALVAKSQKAWSVSLKISYKKDPTENSDFDEWANGNVTNEISIGHTCFYMPDQPSSVNSGDVATIQLEYMALEDNNDNETHYACADIKFVEDSVFKVTEEALSCFNATDNDYYSYSDYGDSTVQADETSTTASSSTSKLSTAPSSSSSSAGAVVNGLSDNSSSLLVSFIAGIFALAGIF; encoded by the coding sequence atgaaattttcttttcttaaaCTAAGTTTATTTGCAACTTCAGGCCTAGCCGTTGCTTTAGAGCATGGTTCAGAGTATGCAAACTCAATGGGTGAAATTGCCATGTTGTACCCAAGTGATAGAGAGTGGTctgaagaagcagaaactACAGCACCATGTGGATCATATTCTgatattcaaaatagaACTGATTTTCCTCTTGACAATGGATTTGTTGCATTGGTTGCAAAATCTCAAAAGGCATGGTCGGTGTCACTCAAAATCTCATATAAAAAAGACCCAACTGAGAACTCtgattttgatgaatgGGCCAATGGTAATGTCACAAATGAAATAAGTATAGGACATACGTGCTTTTATATGCCCGATCAACCTTCTTCAGTAAACTCCGGTGATGTGGCCACTATCCAATTAGAATATATGGCTTTGGAAGATAACAATGATAATGAGACTCATTATGCCTGTGCAGATattaaatttgttgaagatTCAGTTTTTAAGGTCACCGAAGAAGCTCTTTCTTGTTTCAATGCCACCGATAatgattattattcttattCTGATTATGGTGACTCAACTGTCCAGGCTGACGAAACTAGTACTActgcatcttcatcaaccTCAAAGTTGAGTACTGccccttcttcttcttcttcgtcCGCAGGTGCTGTTGTCAATGGGCTTTCAGATAATTCATCCTCCCTTTTAGTGTCATTTATAGCTGGCATTTTTGCCCTAGCTggaattttttaa
- the MEF1 gene encoding Elongation factor G, mitochondrial — MIFARLPQALGLRTLVNYSRPVIAASAVALTATRTINLQRARLFHSTCYAKDYGEEKEELKELNKDLTAVDNERLSKIRNIGISAHIDSGKTTFTERVLYYTGRIKAIHDVRGRDGVGAKMDSMDLEREKGITIQSAATYCTWDKDGDNYRMNLIDTPGHIDFTIEVERALRVLDGAVLIVCAVSGVQSQTVTVDRQMKRYNVPRITFINKMDRMGANPWRAVEQINKKLHIAAAAIQVPIGLEKEFKGVVNIIDRQAIYFEGSQGEKLRITKDIPVDLKDTVEQKRKTLIETLADVDDTIAECVIDEVEPTTDQIKNAIRAATIARTFTPVLMGSALANKGIQPVLDAVCDYLPNPSEVVNKALDVDHDEEPVSLIPSAERPTVALAFKLEEGKYGQLTYMRIYQGKVKKGQLITHVKSGKRVKVARLVRMHSDEMEDTDEVAAGEICATFGIDCSSGDTFTDGKVNYTMTSMFVPEAVVSLAIKPETKDAANFSKAVNRFQKEDPTFRVHYDKDSKETIISGMGELHLEIYIERMRREYNVSCKVGRPRVAYRESILGSSPFDYTHKKQTGGAGQYAKVMGNMKATCLADPEDLGVKPSEDLKFKNFFQTKIVGGKISEKFLMACNKGFDDCCERGPLIGAKVLGVNMIIDDGATHPVDSSELAFRTATHYAFTEAFNKSQPVILEPIMNVVITAPIEFQGACIGLINKLQGIIHDTENHADEFNLISDCSLSNLFGFASKLRASTQGKGEFTMEFKEYQPVLPNVQKKLIEDHRKKEQSKEK; from the coding sequence ATGATCTTTGCAAGATTACCACAGGCTTTGGGGCTTCGTACTCTTGTCAACTACAGCCGACCAGTGATTGCTGCTTCAGCAGTTGCTCTTACGGCAACCAGAACTATAAATTTACAGAGAGCTCGTCTATTTCATTCAACTTGCTATGCAAAGGATTATggagaggaaaaagaggagtTGAAGGAATTAAATAAAGATTTGACTGCAGTGGATAATGAGCGTTTGTCAAAAATAAGAAACATAGGTATCTCCGCACACATTGATTCAGGTAAGACTACTTTTACAGAGCGTGTCTTGTACTATACCGGTAGAATTAAAGCTATTCATGATGTCCGAGGAAGAGATGGTGTTGGTGCAAAGATGGATAGTATGGATTTAGAACGTGAAAAGGGTATTACTATTCAATCTGCCGCCACCTATTGTACGTGGGATAAAGATGGGGACAATTATCGTATGAACTTAATTGATACACCAGGTCACATCGACTTCACCATCGAAGTGGAAAGAGCGTTAAGAGTTTTGGATGGTGCTGTGCTGATTGTTTGTGCTGTTTCTGGTGTTCAGTCGCAGACTGTGACTGTTGATAGACAAATGAAGAGATACAATGTCCCAAGAATAACattcatcaataaaatGGATAGAATGGGTGCAAATCCTTGGAGGGCTGTTGAACAGATCAACAAAAAGCTTCAcattgctgctgctgctatTCAGGTGCCTATTGGTTTAGAAAAGGAATTCAAAGGTGTTGTCAACATTATAGATCGCCAAGCCATTTACTTTGAAGGCTCACAAGGTGAAAAGTTACGAATCACCAAGGATATTCCCGTCGATCTAAAAGACACGGtcgaacaaaaaagaaagactcTAATTGAGACCTTGGCTGATGTCGATGATACTATTGCCGAATGTGTCATTGATGAAGTAGAACCAACGACTGATCAAATAAAGAATGCTATTCGTGCAGCTACCATTGCCAGAACATTCACTCCTGTCCTGATGGGTTCTGCATTGGCTAACAAGGGTATTCAACCTGTCCTCGATGCGGTTTGTGATTATCTTCCCAATCCATCTGAAGTTGTGAATAAGGCGCTTGATGTGGATCATGATGAAGAACCTGTTTCTTTAATTCCATCTGCGGAAAGGCCAACAGTTGCTCTTGCCTTCAAGCTTGAGGAAGGTAAATACGGTCAGTTGACTTACATGAGAATTTACCAGGGTAAGGTCAAGAAGGGCCAACTAATAACACATGTGAAGTCTGGTAAGAGAGTGAAGGTTGCACGTTTGGTTAGAATGCATTCAGATGAGATGGAAGATACCGATGAAGTTGCTGCAGGTGAAATTTGTGCCACTTTCGGTATTGACTGTTCTTCTGGTGATACGTTTACTGATGGTAAGGTTAACTATACTATGACTTCGATGTTTGTGCCTGAAGCAGTTGTGTCACTTGCTATTAAGCCAGAGACGAAAGATGCTGCAAATTTCTCGAAAGCTGTGAATAGATTCCAGAAAGAGGATCCTACATTCAGAGTTCATTATGACAAAGATTCAAAGGAGACAATTATCAGTGGTATGGGTGAGTTACACTTGGAAATCTATATTGAGAGGATGCGTAGAGAGTATAATGTTTCATGCAAGGTTGGTCGTCCAAGAGTTGCCTACAGAGAATCCATATTGGGCTCTTCACCATTTGATTACACTCATAAAAAGCAAACAGGTGGTGCTGGTCAGTATGCTAAAGTTATGGGTAACATGAAAGCAACTTGTTTAGCAGACCCAGAGGATCTTGGTGTTAAGCCAAGTGAGGATTTGAAGTTCAAGAACTTCTTCCAAACCAAGATTGTTGGTGGTAAAATTAGTGAAAAGTTCTTGATGGCTTGTAATAAAGGTTTCGATGATTGTTGTGAGAGGGGCCCTCTTATTGGAGCTAAGGTTCTTGGTGTGAATATGATTATAGATGATGGCGCTACCCATCCAGTTGATTCTTCGGAGTTAGCTTTCAGAACTGCCACCCATTATGCATTTACTGAAGCATTCAACAAATCACAGCCTGTTATCTTAGAACCAATCATGAATGTTGTGATCACTGCACCTATCGAATTCCAAGGTGCTTGTATTGGTCTGATTAACAAATTGCAAGGTATTATTCATGACACAGAGAACCATGCGGATGAATTCAACTTGATCTCTGACTGTTCATTGAGTAATTTGTTTGGTTTCGCCTCGAAATTACGTGCCTCTACTCAGGGTAAGGGTGAATTTACCATGGAGTTCAAGGAGTACCAGCCTGTTCTTCCTAACGtccaaaagaaattgatagAGGAtcacagaaagaaagagcaGAGCAAGGAAAAATAA
- a CDS encoding uncharacterized protein (BUSCO:EOG09262PAY) yields MTSPRAYSQGRRDPESNKGKGVNLNVVLTCPECKVYPPELIERHSDGDIVCALCGLVLSDHLIDSRSEWRTFNNDDQNGDDPSRVGEASASVLDSDQLSTVISNSQEGGRVARELNRTQGKSVADKKDHALQTAYAKISQMCDGYQLPKVVQDGAKEVYKLVYDDKMLRGKSQESIMAAAIFLGCRKASVPRSFKEIWALTNVPRKEIGKTFKVINQIIRKKNAEHGGLITYQNDNIATTQTNPEDLVGRFCSHLGLTPQITSSARHIARKLREVGVLEGRSPTTIAATVIYFATLLFKQHISLQRISEKTGVSEGTIKSSYKQLCTAKEQLVDPSWIESGKVNTDVLPAKKTGEVAN; encoded by the coding sequence ATGACGTCCCCACGTGCGTATTCTCAAGGAAGACGAGACCCTGAAAGCAACAAGGGCAAAGGCGTCAATTTGAACGTTGTGCTGACGTGCCCCGAGTGTAAGGTTTATCCTCCGGAGTTGATAGAGCGTCACAGTGATGGTGATATCGTGTGTGCACTATGCGGATTGGTTTTGAGTGATCATTTAATTGATTCAAGGTCCGAATGGCGTACATTTAATAACGATGACCAGAACGGTGACGACCCATCTCGTGTTGGTGAAGCCTCTGCTTCCGTTTTGGATTCTGACCAGCTTTCTACGGTTATTTCAAATAGCCAGGAAGGTGGCCGAGTTGCAAGGGAGCTTAATAGAACTCAGGGTAAGTCTGTTGCAGATAAGAAAGATCACGCCTTACAGACTGCGTATGCCAAGATTAGTCAGATGTGCGATGGTTACCAGCTTCCAAAAGTTGTCCAAGACGGCGCAAAGGAAGTTTACAAGCTTGTGTACGATGATAAGATGTTGAGGGGTAAGTCTCAGGAGAGTATCATGGCTGCTGCTATTTTCTTAGGCTGTAGAAAAGCCAGTGTTCCACGTTCGTTTAAGGAGATTTGGGCGTTGACTAATGTTCCCCGGAAGGAGATTGGCAAGACTTTCAAAGTCATCAACCAGATTATCCGGAAGAAGAACGCTGAGCACGGTGGCTTGATCACCTATCAAAATGATAACATCGCAACTACGCAGACCAACCCAGAGGATTTGGTCGGCCGTTTCTGTTCGCATCTTGGTCTCACGCCACAAATTACCAGTTCTGCAAGGCATATTGCTCGTAAGTTGAGGGAGGTTGGTGTTTTGGAGGGTCGTTCACCAACAACCATTGCGGCTACTGTCATATACTTTGCCACGCTTCTTTTCAAGCAGCACATATCATTGCAAAGAATATCTGAGAAGACGGGTGTCTCCGAGGGAACCATTAAATCTTCTTATAAACAACTTTGCACTGCAAAAGAGCAACTGGTCGATCCAAGCTGGATCGAATCAGGCAAAGTGAACACCGATGTTTTGCCTGCTAAGAAGACGGGCGAGGTCGCAAACTAA
- a CDS encoding uncharacterized protein (BUSCO:EOG09260THV) — protein sequence MTSNHSSTKVPSSHTLWSPYDTVKDVADALGVTNQLNEEVAKNLAMDVEYRIHEILEQAMKFVRHGKRKVLTVEDINRAMKVLNLEPLYGYDVSRPLAFKEAMVGPGQNLYYVDDDEVDFEKLINQPLPKVPRFASVTAHWLAIEGVQPTIPQNPTPAEIRQLAPSQRGSMRNMLSLNNDEITLTTNPKTGVTTAEQRTESSKKKLDVKPLVKHVLSKELQLYFDKAIAALVNESDETLRAATLESIRSDPGLHQLVPYFIQFIAETITHNLQNIDLLTTISIHSCINAVRLNAFLAKNIGPTKGTPEELKQHFKVRELSASILEKIIVEYGSSYNTLKPRVTRTLLRAFLSSTTKTSVGTQFGAIRGMKSLGPEVIRIIFVGNLKNWSTLVLDHFHNEDPNRSLLLEQAIECLGILSSDGKLMAADHDSVISEDMKKKLEERVGSAIVEGIEKLDNASEVYYGIFFGEV from the exons ATGACATCAAATCATTCTTCAACAAAGGTGCCTTCATCCCACACCTTGTGGTCTCCTTATGATACAGTGAAGGATGTCGCCGATGCGTTGGGCGTGACAAACCAACTGAATGAAGAAGTGGCAAAGAATCTTGCAATGGACGTTGAATATAGAATTCATGAAATATTGGAACAGGCAATGAAATTTGTCAGACATGGAAAACGTAAAGTTTTAACAGTTGAAGATATCAACAGGGCCATGAAGGTGCTTAATCTAGAACCACTTTATGGATATGATGTCTCCAGGCCATTAGCTTTTAAGGAAGCTATGGTGGGACCTGGACAGAATCTTTATTACGTGGATGATGACGAGGTTGACTTTGAGAAATTAATTAATCAACCCCTACCGAAAGTTCCTCGTTTCGCGTCAGTTACTGCTCACTGGCTTGCAATTGAAGGTGTACAACCAACAATTCCACAAAATCCAACTCCAGCTGAGATTCGTCAGTTGGCTCCAAGCCAGCGGGGATCTATGAGAAATATGTTAAGCTTgaataatgatgaaatcaCCCTTACAACAAATCCGAAAACCGGAGTTACAACAGCGGAGCAAAGAACGGAatcatcaaagaaaaaactgGACGTGAAGCCATTAGTGAAACATGTTTTATCCAAGGAACTTCAACTATACTTTGATAAGGCTATTGCAGCTCTTGTTAATGAATCAGATGAGACTTTGAGAGCCGCAACTCTTGAGTCAATACGTTCTGACCCGGGCCTTCATCAACTTGTACCATACTTTATTCAGTTTATTGCTGAGACAATCACACACAACCTACAGAATATTGACTTATTAACAACAAT ATCCATACATTCATGCATTAATGCCGTGCGTCTTAACGCTTTTTTGGCAAAAAATATAGGACCAACGAAGGGTACACCGGAAGAGCTGAAACAGCACTTTAAGGTGCGTGAACTTTCAGCCTcgattttggaaaaaataatcgTTGAATATGGCTCTTCATATAATACATTAAAGCCAAGAGTTACAAGGACGCTTTTGCGTGCATTCTTAAGCAGTACGACAAAAACTTCAGTAGGAACACAATTTGGTGCCATTCGAGGCATGAAATCGTTGGGACCTGAGGTTATCAGAATAATATTTGTCGGAAACTTAAAAAATTGGTCAACGTTGGTGTTGGATCACTTTCATAATGAGGATCCAAATAGAAGTCTACTTCTAGAGCAAGCAATTGAGTGTTTAGGAATTTTGTCTTCTGATGGAAAACTTATGGCAGCAGATCATGATTCTGTAATTTCTGAagatatgaaaaagaagctaGAGGAAAGGGTCGGCTCAGCAATTGTCGAAGGTATTGAAAAACTAGATAATGCTTCCGAAGTCTATTACGGTATATTCTTTGGTGAAGTGTAA